A window of the Syntrophothermus lipocalidus DSM 12680 genome harbors these coding sequences:
- the trmL gene encoding tRNA (uridine(34)/cytosine(34)/5-carboxymethylaminomethyluridine(34)-2'-O)-methyltransferase TrmL: MHVVLVEPEIPQNTGNVARTCALTQTTLHLVKPLGFSLEDRYLKRAGLDYWDKVEVKVWDSFDNLLAVYPGRSYFLATTKSKQRYTDVRYKKGDFIVFGKETQGLPGELLERFSQSLIRIPMVDIGRSLNLSNAVAVVLFEALRQQGFPGLR; encoded by the coding sequence GTGCATGTGGTTTTGGTAGAACCAGAAATCCCGCAGAATACTGGCAACGTAGCTCGGACCTGTGCCCTGACCCAGACTACGCTGCATCTCGTAAAGCCCCTGGGCTTTTCCTTGGAGGACCGATATTTAAAAAGGGCAGGGCTCGATTACTGGGATAAAGTAGAAGTGAAGGTATGGGATAGCTTTGACAATTTGCTCGCTGTTTATCCTGGAAGAAGTTATTTCTTGGCGACAACCAAGAGCAAACAGCGTTATACCGATGTCAGGTATAAAAAGGGAGATTTCATCGTTTTCGGTAAGGAAACCCAAGGACTGCCGGGGGAGCTTTTGGAGCGCTTTTCCCAGAGCCTTATTCGGATTCCGATGGTCGACATAGGAAGATCCCTCAATTTATCGAATGCTGTAGCAGTAGTGCTGTTTGAGGCTTTGCGCCAGCAGGGCTTCCCTGGGCTGCGGTAG
- a CDS encoding 4Fe-4S binding protein — protein MAYYITDECISCGVCVDECPVGAISEGDDKYVIDPELCTECGACAEICPVEAPQPAEE, from the coding sequence ATGGCCTACTACATCACTGACGAATGCATTAGCTGCGGGGTTTGCGTAGATGAGTGTCCCGTTGGAGCAATAAGCGAGGGTGACGATAAATACGTGATCGACCCAGAACTGTGCACCGAATGCGGAGCCTGCGCTGAAATTTGTCCCGTGGAAGCTCCTCAACCAGCCGAAGAATGA
- the glgP gene encoding alpha-glucan family phosphorylase: MDICFRGGGEIVVSLEKRTPRVAYFCMEFGLHEELAIYSGGLGILAGDHLKSAADLRFPLVGIGLLWRQGYTMQLIGSDGKPYDVFPTYAYDFLKDTGVKIRLDIRGQETWCRVWMVDKYGNAPLYLLDPNVPENTEREKWINFKLYGGNDEARVAQEMVLGIGGVRALRALGMEIDVYHFNEGHAVFAGIELIRENMSRGLDFEQAWRKAREQIVFTTHTPVPAGNECHEHSLLQYMGAYNGLDYEQMKRLGGDPFSMTVAGLRLARVANAVAELHGHTARRMWSDVEGAAPIIHITNGVHRYTWQDEGIRKAWESGADLWAEHQRAKRELVREIGMRTSVWLDPDKLLIGFARRAAPYKRSDLVFGKPEVIEPLLTSGKLQLVFSGKAHPQDEKGKEIISNLVAACRRYPNSVVFLENYDMKLGRLLTRGCDMWLNNPRRPQEASGTSGMKAAMNGVLNLSVLDGWWPEGCRHGVNGWQFADGYEGPDQDQHDMECLYRVLVEEVIPTYYSSREKWQEMMRSSIEMAQYQFSTERMVKEYYQRLYC; encoded by the coding sequence ATGGACATATGTTTTAGAGGGGGAGGAGAAATCGTGGTGAGTTTAGAAAAACGAACACCGCGAGTTGCTTACTTTTGCATGGAATTTGGCCTGCATGAAGAGTTGGCCATTTACTCAGGAGGGCTAGGGATTTTGGCAGGAGACCACCTCAAGTCCGCTGCTGACTTAAGGTTTCCCTTAGTGGGCATAGGGCTGTTGTGGCGGCAGGGTTATACCATGCAGCTCATAGGTAGTGACGGAAAACCTTATGATGTTTTCCCGACCTATGCGTATGATTTTCTAAAGGATACAGGTGTGAAGATTAGGCTCGATATTCGCGGGCAGGAAACCTGGTGCAGGGTTTGGATGGTGGACAAGTACGGAAACGCCCCTTTGTACTTGCTTGACCCCAATGTCCCTGAAAACACGGAACGAGAAAAGTGGATTAATTTCAAACTGTATGGGGGCAACGATGAGGCCAGGGTAGCCCAAGAAATGGTATTGGGCATCGGCGGGGTTAGAGCTTTACGCGCTTTAGGGATGGAAATCGACGTTTACCATTTCAACGAAGGACACGCGGTTTTTGCCGGAATCGAGCTTATTCGCGAGAACATGTCTCGAGGCCTGGATTTCGAACAAGCCTGGCGCAAAGCTCGAGAACAGATAGTGTTCACCACCCATACTCCAGTTCCGGCTGGCAATGAATGCCATGAACACTCTCTTCTACAGTATATGGGGGCATACAATGGCCTTGATTATGAGCAAATGAAGCGACTTGGTGGAGACCCGTTCAGTATGACCGTAGCCGGGCTTCGCCTAGCCCGAGTGGCTAACGCTGTTGCCGAACTACACGGCCACACCGCCAGGCGCATGTGGAGTGATGTGGAGGGAGCAGCTCCTATAATTCATATCACCAACGGCGTTCACCGATACACCTGGCAGGATGAGGGTATTCGAAAAGCTTGGGAAAGCGGGGCGGATCTGTGGGCCGAGCACCAGCGGGCTAAACGCGAACTGGTCCGTGAGATCGGAATGCGAACCAGTGTTTGGTTGGACCCAGATAAACTGCTTATCGGTTTTGCTCGAAGAGCGGCTCCTTACAAGCGGAGCGACTTGGTTTTCGGGAAACCCGAGGTTATAGAGCCGCTATTGACCAGCGGAAAGCTCCAGCTGGTGTTTTCCGGCAAAGCTCATCCCCAGGACGAAAAAGGAAAAGAGATTATAAGTAACCTGGTGGCAGCCTGCCGCCGGTATCCAAACAGCGTGGTGTTTCTTGAAAACTACGACATGAAACTGGGGCGCCTTTTAACCAGGGGCTGTGACATGTGGCTCAACAATCCAAGACGGCCGCAAGAGGCGAGTGGGACTTCGGGGATGAAAGCAGCTATGAATGGGGTCTTGAACCTCAGTGTTCTTGACGGGTGGTGGCCGGAAGGGTGCCGGCACGGGGTAAACGGTTGGCAGTTTGCTGACGGTTACGAAGGTCCGGATCAAGACCAACACGACATGGAATGTCTTTACCGGGTCCTGGTAGAAGAAGTCATTCCCACGTACTATAGTTCCCGGGAAAAATGGCAGGAGATGATGAGGTCTAGCATTGAAATGGCTCAATACCAGTTTTCAACCGAAAGAATGGTGAAAGAGTATTACCAACGACTGTACTGCTGA
- a CDS encoding MBL fold metallo-hydrolase, translating into MAKVQTITEEVYMIGGPDITRPEDCCVYLVETGDGMVIVDAGAGASVGSIIDNVRELGWPSRKVSSLIATHGHIDHVGGLYELKEKLGLQVIAHELELPAIEEGLSQLTADYLYGLKYRSVKVDLVLREKEAVLEIGGQKFHCLHTPGHTPGSISVYVDKGGERILFGQDIHGPFSRSWGSDRRQWRESMLRLLELEADVLCEGHFGVYRPREEVRAYIEGYLKRF; encoded by the coding sequence ATGGCGAAGGTACAAACGATAACAGAGGAAGTCTATATGATAGGAGGCCCCGACATCACCCGTCCGGAAGATTGTTGTGTCTATTTGGTGGAAACGGGTGACGGGATGGTAATTGTAGACGCGGGAGCGGGGGCAAGCGTGGGTAGCATCATCGATAATGTTCGGGAACTCGGATGGCCTTCGAGAAAGGTAAGCAGTCTGATTGCTACTCACGGGCATATAGATCATGTAGGGGGTCTGTACGAACTCAAAGAAAAACTGGGTTTGCAGGTAATCGCACATGAGCTCGAGTTGCCGGCAATAGAGGAAGGTTTATCCCAATTGACTGCCGATTATTTGTACGGGTTGAAGTACCGATCGGTAAAGGTGGATCTGGTGCTGCGAGAAAAAGAGGCTGTGTTAGAAATTGGCGGGCAAAAGTTCCATTGCCTGCATACCCCTGGGCATACACCGGGCAGTATTTCGGTATATGTCGATAAAGGCGGCGAGAGGATATTGTTCGGGCAGGACATTCACGGACCTTTTAGCCGTTCTTGGGGTTCGGACCGCCGCCAATGGCGGGAGTCGATGCTCCGTCTCTTGGAGTTGGAGGCCGACGTGCTTTGCGAAGGACATTTTGGGGTTTATAGGCCTCGAGAGGAAGTCAGAGCTTACATAGAAGGATACCTGAAACGATTTTAA
- a CDS encoding MBL fold metallo-hydrolase: MRVISDRVRCLGNRHFNMFVVGKTSAAVVECGVTGSVISFEEQWEQAALKPEIICLMAMHAHFDHVCGIPRLKTLFPAAPVAASPEAAKALGKKKVVSNFFEQDAAMVEVLREEGELTGPVEVPAVDKIEIDCFLDEGEVLDVGQGVKLQIIATPGHSPCSLSAYLPEDQILFISDAAGFQISDTELFPIFFQGYELYVESIRRLMGFPAKVLALPHERIWSGSAIDDFWQRALFQTEQAFAVIRELIEAGTAWEEMEEILLERYYRGNLLIYTPENIKTCVNLLVRRVQECL, encoded by the coding sequence GTGCGGGTGATATCTGACCGTGTTCGCTGCCTGGGCAACAGGCATTTCAACATGTTTGTGGTAGGGAAGACGTCGGCAGCAGTGGTAGAGTGCGGGGTAACTGGGTCCGTCATTAGTTTTGAAGAGCAGTGGGAACAGGCTGCACTGAAGCCTGAAATCATCTGCCTAATGGCTATGCACGCTCATTTTGATCACGTCTGCGGAATCCCACGCCTGAAAACCTTGTTCCCTGCGGCTCCGGTGGCTGCCAGTCCAGAAGCAGCCAAGGCCTTGGGAAAGAAGAAAGTTGTCTCAAACTTTTTTGAGCAGGACGCGGCCATGGTAGAAGTGTTGAGGGAAGAAGGTGAGCTAACAGGTCCGGTGGAGGTTCCGGCTGTAGATAAGATCGAAATCGACTGCTTCCTGGACGAAGGGGAGGTATTAGATGTAGGGCAAGGGGTAAAACTTCAAATAATAGCAACTCCTGGACACAGCCCCTGCAGCCTGTCAGCGTATCTGCCGGAAGACCAGATTCTCTTTATCTCAGATGCCGCTGGTTTTCAGATTTCGGATACCGAGCTGTTCCCCATATTCTTCCAGGGATATGAGTTGTACGTAGAGAGCATTCGAAGGTTAATGGGCTTCCCGGCTAAAGTGTTGGCGTTACCTCACGAGAGGATTTGGAGCGGCAGCGCAATTGACGACTTCTGGCAGCGGGCTTTGTTTCAGACCGAGCAGGCTTTTGCGGTGATACGGGAACTGATTGAGGCGGGAACTGCTTGGGAAGAGATGGAGGAGATCCTTCTCGAACGATACTACCGGGGAAATCTCCTTATATACACCCCGGAGAACATAAAAACCTGCGTGAACCTTCTCGTCAGAAGAGTCCAGGAATGTTTGTGA
- a CDS encoding valine--tRNA ligase yields MEPGREIPSVYEPAKVESKWYQYWTEKGYFTPRVDASRPRFSMVIPPPNVTGSLHLGHALNNTLQDILARWRRMQGYNTLWLPGTDHAGIATQARVEESLAQEGLSKYDLGRERFLERVWAWKNTYGDKIISQLKMLGCSCDWSRERFTMDEGCSEAVKEVFVRLYEKGLIYRGDYIINWCPKCQTTISDIEVEHEDRSGNLWYIRYPIEGSEVSIVVATTRPETMLGDTGVAVHPDDERYRHLVGRYAILPIIGRRLPIVADEYVDRNFGTGAVKVTPAHDPNDFEMGLRHNLERVSVIGMDATMTEAAGPYQGLDRYECRQRLVADLEQKGFLVKVEEHEHAVGQCYRCETVVEPLVSKQWFVKMKPLAEPAIKAVVEGRIRFVPSRFTKVYLNWMENIRDWCISRQLWWGHRIPVWYCQDCGQEICAKEEPQRCTNCGQSNLVQDPDVLDTWFSSALWPFSTLGWPAPTSDLEYFYPTDVLVTGRDIIFFWVARMIFSGLEFMREVPFYDVLIHGLILDALGRKMSKSLGNGIDPIDVIDKYGADTLRFSLITGSTPGNDIRFHWEKVENTRNFANKIWNAARFVVMNLDDFEHITLEEKDYTLADRWILSRLQEKIEQVTELLQSYDLGEAARVLYDFVWDEFCDWYIELAKPRLYQNANQRDKKVVQNVLHRVLADQMRLLHPFMPFVTEEVYQHLPRTAESIMVDSWPQKNEKLVWPEAVEDMKTVMTVIRAIRNLKSEFDISLGMEVNVFVYTGSEDKARVLRRGSSYIQQLAHAESVRIDSKRPDELDQMLSSPMGEIEVYIPIEGVVDREREVGRLRKELTKVESDLSKVVEKLSNQAFLQKAPADVVTKERTKREELETKREGIVRRLEMLTKR; encoded by the coding sequence ATGGAACCTGGACGGGAAATTCCAAGTGTTTATGAACCGGCTAAGGTAGAAAGCAAGTGGTACCAGTATTGGACGGAAAAGGGCTACTTCACCCCGAGAGTTGATGCTTCCCGCCCTCGTTTTTCAATGGTGATTCCGCCACCGAATGTTACGGGCTCGCTTCACTTAGGTCATGCCCTCAACAATACTTTGCAAGACATACTGGCGCGATGGCGGCGGATGCAGGGTTATAACACCTTGTGGTTGCCCGGAACCGACCATGCGGGGATTGCTACTCAGGCCAGGGTAGAGGAGAGTTTGGCTCAGGAAGGGCTGAGCAAATACGATTTGGGGCGAGAAAGATTTCTAGAACGGGTGTGGGCATGGAAAAACACTTACGGGGACAAGATCATCAGCCAGTTGAAAATGCTGGGATGTTCGTGTGATTGGTCGCGGGAACGTTTTACCATGGATGAAGGCTGTTCTGAGGCTGTTAAAGAGGTTTTTGTCAGGCTTTATGAAAAAGGTCTGATTTACCGGGGAGACTACATAATCAACTGGTGCCCGAAGTGTCAAACCACTATTTCCGACATTGAGGTGGAGCACGAAGACAGGTCAGGTAACCTCTGGTACATCAGGTACCCCATAGAGGGTTCGGAGGTATCGATCGTAGTAGCCACTACCCGCCCCGAAACCATGCTGGGGGATACGGGAGTGGCTGTCCATCCTGACGACGAGCGTTACCGACATCTTGTCGGCAGATACGCGATCCTTCCTATAATCGGGCGAAGGCTGCCGATAGTGGCCGATGAATATGTCGATCGGAACTTCGGGACAGGAGCGGTCAAAGTTACTCCAGCGCACGATCCCAACGATTTCGAGATGGGTTTGCGGCACAACTTGGAGCGGGTCAGTGTAATCGGGATGGATGCGACGATGACAGAAGCTGCCGGTCCCTACCAGGGGCTGGACCGTTATGAGTGCCGTCAGCGGCTGGTGGCAGACCTGGAGCAAAAAGGATTTTTGGTCAAAGTCGAAGAGCACGAACACGCAGTTGGTCAGTGTTACCGGTGTGAGACCGTGGTTGAACCGCTGGTTTCCAAGCAGTGGTTTGTTAAGATGAAGCCCCTCGCTGAACCGGCTATAAAGGCAGTGGTGGAGGGACGAATCCGGTTTGTGCCTTCCCGGTTTACCAAGGTGTACCTTAACTGGATGGAGAACATCCGGGACTGGTGCATATCCCGCCAGCTTTGGTGGGGGCACCGCATTCCGGTATGGTACTGCCAGGACTGCGGCCAGGAAATATGTGCTAAAGAGGAACCGCAGCGGTGTACCAACTGTGGGCAGAGCAACCTTGTGCAAGACCCAGACGTGCTCGATACCTGGTTCAGTTCGGCCTTATGGCCTTTTTCGACTCTGGGATGGCCTGCTCCTACGTCTGATTTGGAGTACTTTTATCCGACCGATGTCTTAGTAACAGGGCGAGACATAATCTTTTTCTGGGTGGCTCGCATGATATTCTCAGGCTTGGAATTCATGAGAGAGGTGCCTTTTTACGACGTGCTCATTCACGGGCTTATCCTCGATGCCCTGGGGCGCAAAATGAGCAAGTCCTTGGGCAATGGCATTGACCCTATTGATGTGATAGACAAGTACGGAGCAGACACTTTGAGGTTTTCCTTGATAACCGGTTCCACTCCGGGTAATGATATCCGCTTCCATTGGGAGAAGGTAGAGAACACCAGGAATTTCGCCAACAAGATATGGAACGCAGCCAGGTTCGTCGTAATGAATCTGGATGATTTCGAGCATATCACTTTAGAAGAAAAAGATTATACCCTGGCTGACCGGTGGATACTTTCCCGCTTGCAGGAGAAAATCGAGCAGGTGACTGAGCTTCTTCAGTCCTATGACTTGGGCGAGGCTGCACGGGTACTGTACGATTTCGTATGGGACGAGTTTTGCGATTGGTACATAGAGCTGGCCAAGCCCAGACTCTACCAGAACGCTAACCAGAGAGATAAAAAGGTGGTCCAGAACGTTTTGCACCGGGTTTTAGCGGATCAAATGCGGCTTTTGCACCCGTTTATGCCTTTTGTGACCGAGGAGGTTTACCAACACTTACCGAGAACTGCCGAAAGCATCATGGTGGACTCTTGGCCGCAGAAGAACGAAAAACTTGTTTGGCCAGAAGCAGTAGAAGATATGAAGACAGTGATGACCGTTATCCGGGCAATAAGGAACCTGAAAAGCGAGTTTGACATCTCGCTGGGTATGGAGGTCAACGTTTTTGTGTACACTGGAAGCGAGGATAAAGCCAGGGTGCTGCGGCGAGGGTCGAGCTACATTCAGCAACTAGCTCATGCTGAATCGGTAAGGATTGACTCGAAAAGGCCCGACGAGCTGGACCAGATGTTGAGCTCGCCGATGGGAGAGATCGAGGTATATATCCCCATCGAAGGAGTCGTCGACCGCGAGCGCGAGGTTGGCCGCCTTAGAAAGGAGCTGACCAAGGTAGAATCGGACTTAAGCAAGGTAGTGGAGAAGCTGTCAAACCAAGCATTTCTGCAAAAGGCACCGGCCGACGTCGTGACCAAGGAAAGGACCAAGCGGGAAGAGCTCGAAACAAAGAGGGAGGGAATAGTAAGACGATTGGAGATGCTGACCAAGAGATAG
- a CDS encoding bifunctional folylpolyglutamate synthase/dihydrofolate synthase, whose amino-acid sequence MAGTGIRPGLERIRGLLERMDNPQEGLPVIHVAGTNGKGSTSCIIASVLKAAGYKVGSFTSPHIHSYQERITINGKPISGQDFLTCLRKVEAAVGKLLVEGYERPTEFEVLTAVAFAFFADQQLDIAVLEAGMGGRYDSTNIVHPLLAVITRVEFDHTQYLGNTIVEIAYNKAGIIKPGIEVVIGPLRPEALEVIKTECREKDAILYRAGHHVTVQPTGISTLEGQTVKVSAPYVDPGEVFLSLAGDYQLENLKTAMMVLSRLVARGWDLPVSAVKQALGELTWPGRMEKLSDDPMVVVDAAHNSDGAKALARALDSVLPGKSRILVCGVLDDKDGEAILGSLVSRTRMCVVTRPESDRAQKWREKTAIAYRLFPRVVEAEDIEQALSTAVNELQREEYILVTGSFYLVDRVRRYFTRN is encoded by the coding sequence GTGGCCGGGACCGGCATAAGACCAGGGCTGGAACGCATTCGAGGGTTGTTGGAAAGGATGGATAACCCGCAAGAGGGGCTGCCGGTGATTCATGTTGCCGGGACTAACGGGAAGGGATCCACCTCCTGCATAATCGCTTCAGTGCTGAAAGCAGCGGGTTACAAGGTGGGGAGCTTCACGTCTCCCCACATTCATTCCTATCAGGAAAGGATTACTATTAACGGCAAGCCGATTTCGGGGCAGGATTTTTTGACTTGTCTGCGTAAGGTCGAAGCGGCGGTGGGCAAACTGTTGGTAGAGGGTTACGAACGGCCCACCGAGTTCGAGGTGTTGACAGCGGTAGCCTTTGCTTTTTTTGCTGACCAGCAGTTAGATATAGCGGTACTGGAAGCAGGGATGGGGGGGAGGTACGATTCTACTAATATCGTGCATCCCCTGCTGGCGGTCATTACCCGGGTGGAGTTTGATCACACCCAGTATCTGGGTAATACTATAGTCGAGATAGCTTATAACAAGGCAGGTATTATAAAACCCGGCATAGAGGTGGTGATCGGGCCGCTAAGGCCGGAGGCTTTGGAGGTTATAAAAACTGAATGCCGGGAAAAGGACGCTATTTTATATAGGGCAGGGCACCATGTTACTGTGCAGCCGACCGGCATCAGTACTTTGGAAGGACAGACGGTCAAGGTTTCCGCTCCTTATGTGGATCCGGGAGAGGTCTTTTTGAGTCTTGCTGGCGATTATCAGTTGGAAAATCTTAAGACAGCGATGATGGTTTTGAGCCGACTCGTGGCCAGGGGGTGGGACCTGCCTGTAAGTGCGGTGAAGCAGGCTTTAGGAGAATTGACCTGGCCGGGAAGAATGGAAAAGCTGAGCGATGACCCTATGGTGGTGGTAGATGCAGCCCACAACTCCGACGGCGCAAAGGCATTGGCCAGGGCTCTAGATTCGGTTTTGCCGGGCAAGTCTCGTATTTTAGTTTGCGGGGTGCTTGATGATAAAGATGGTGAAGCTATTCTGGGTAGTCTAGTCTCCCGAACCCGAATGTGCGTAGTCACGAGGCCTGAATCGGATAGGGCTCAAAAGTGGCGAGAAAAAACAGCTATAGCTTACAGGTTATTTCCCAGGGTGGTAGAAGCGGAGGATATCGAGCAAGCCCTGTCGACGGCGGTTAACGAGCTACAGAGAGAGGAGTATATACTGGTTACAGGTTCTTTTTACCTTGTAGACAGGGTGCGGAGGTACTTTACGAGAAATTAA
- a CDS encoding DUF47 domain-containing protein, translated as MAFKVKPRDDLFFGCFEASAETICQAARILQEYVNQNGDPTAKLELLNRAEERGDKLFGRIVDRLNNSFVTPFEREDIYSLAKGLNRIIDHIQGTMEKIVIYKTGKPQDTNIKGLVDVLVDASDEIKEAVICLRNLKENQGRVLEACDRIREYEHEGDRLYRNGIALLFENAENAIDIIKWKEVFEHLETTLDYCEELSNILKGVTVKYV; from the coding sequence GTGGCATTTAAAGTAAAGCCCCGCGACGATTTGTTTTTCGGTTGTTTTGAAGCCAGCGCAGAGACTATCTGCCAAGCGGCAAGGATACTTCAGGAATACGTAAATCAAAATGGCGACCCCACAGCGAAGCTAGAGTTACTAAACCGGGCTGAAGAACGGGGTGATAAACTCTTTGGCCGGATAGTAGACCGGCTCAACAACTCGTTCGTTACCCCTTTCGAGCGGGAGGACATTTACAGCTTGGCCAAAGGGCTGAACCGGATAATTGACCATATTCAAGGGACCATGGAGAAGATAGTCATCTACAAGACTGGTAAACCCCAGGATACGAACATTAAAGGTTTGGTAGATGTCTTGGTCGACGCCAGTGACGAGATAAAGGAAGCGGTCATATGTCTCCGTAATTTGAAGGAGAACCAGGGACGAGTTCTTGAGGCTTGTGACCGGATAAGGGAGTACGAGCACGAGGGAGACAGGCTGTATCGTAATGGTATCGCTCTTTTATTTGAGAACGCCGAGAATGCCATCGATATCATAAAGTGGAAAGAAGTATTCGAACACCTGGAGACTACTCTCGATTACTGCGAGGAACTCAGCAATATTCTTAAAGGGGTTACCGTAAAGTATGTTTAG